Proteins co-encoded in one Erwinia sp. genomic window:
- the hyuC_2 gene encoding N-carbamoyl-L-amino-acid hydrolase (ID:JIFNMEKO_00797;~source:Prodigal:2.6) produces the protein MVEQVITSKQASAAAVRVMARCDELAAISETPDALTRVYLSPEHLRANQRVGEWMAEAGMRVWQDSVGNICGRYEGQTENAPAILLGSHLDTVRDAGRYDGMLGVLTAIEAVQALHQHQCRLPHAVEIVGFCDEEGTRFGITLLGSRGLTGSLPEHWLTQADTAGITVASALDSAGLESHAIANAARQAEEFTAYLELHIEQGPCLEQAGLALGVVTAINGARRLNCHFTGHAGHAGTVPMSQRQDALCAAAEWISFIERTTPAHDPHLVATVGTLQCLPGAVNVIPGEVALTLDIRGPEDDALAGLLAALLQEAEVIAQRRQLSFTAKTYYQIEATPCDKRLQQVLNDTVTAVQGRSCQLPSGAGHDAIAIAERWPVGMLFVRCAGGISHHPAESVTTQDVAQAIEAYATVVHRLADAPISACY, from the coding sequence ATGGTTGAGCAGGTGATCACCAGCAAGCAGGCAAGTGCCGCAGCAGTGCGAGTAATGGCGCGCTGCGATGAGCTGGCGGCCATCAGTGAAACGCCTGATGCATTGACCCGGGTTTATTTATCACCAGAACACCTGCGCGCCAATCAGCGGGTGGGAGAGTGGATGGCTGAAGCGGGGATGCGAGTCTGGCAGGACAGTGTTGGTAATATCTGCGGACGGTATGAAGGGCAGACGGAAAATGCACCGGCAATATTGCTGGGTTCACATCTTGATACGGTACGCGATGCCGGACGTTATGATGGGATGCTGGGGGTGCTGACAGCGATTGAAGCGGTTCAGGCACTTCATCAGCACCAGTGCCGTCTTCCGCATGCGGTAGAAATTGTTGGTTTTTGTGATGAAGAGGGTACTCGTTTTGGTATTACCCTGCTTGGCAGTCGGGGGCTGACCGGCAGCTTGCCGGAACACTGGCTGACACAAGCGGATACTGCAGGTATTACGGTTGCCAGTGCACTGGATAGCGCAGGGCTGGAAAGTCACGCTATCGCCAATGCCGCCCGTCAGGCTGAAGAGTTCACCGCTTATCTTGAACTGCATATCGAGCAGGGGCCCTGTCTGGAACAGGCGGGGCTGGCTTTGGGGGTAGTGACAGCGATTAACGGCGCCAGGCGGCTGAATTGTCACTTTACCGGGCATGCAGGGCATGCGGGTACTGTGCCGATGTCACAGCGTCAGGATGCATTATGTGCTGCTGCTGAGTGGATTAGCTTTATCGAACGTACCACGCCTGCTCATGATCCTCATCTGGTTGCGACCGTAGGCACGTTACAGTGTTTACCTGGTGCCGTGAATGTGATCCCCGGCGAAGTGGCATTAACCCTCGACATTCGTGGTCCTGAGGATGATGCCCTGGCGGGATTACTGGCGGCCCTTCTTCAGGAGGCTGAAGTGATTGCGCAACGACGTCAACTGAGTTTTACCGCCAAGACGTATTATCAGATAGAGGCTACCCCCTGTGATAAGCGATTGCAGCAGGTGTTAAATGATACCGTCACTGCCGTACAAGGGAGAAGCTGCCAGTTGCCAAGTGGCGCAGGACACGACGCTATTGCAATCGCAGAACGTTGGCCGGTGGGGATGTTGTTTGTGCGCTGTGCCGGAGGGATTAGTCACCATCCTGCGGAATCGGTGACAACACAGGATGTTGCTCAGGCGATTGAAGCCTATGCGACGGTGGTACATCGCCTGGCTGATGCTCCGATTTCTGCTTGCTACTAG
- the yafV gene encoding Omega-amidase YafV (ID:JIFNMEKO_00798;~source:Prodigal:2.6), producing the protein MPTLALTLLQQPLSWLDAEANLQHFSRLLTSVRERDLIILPEMFTSGFSMDTAQAASLDESRIIDWMTNHAGDCDAMLGGSVALRTEKGAVNRFLLVSPQGEVYRYDKRHLFRMAEEHHHYLAGEQRQIVHWRGFRLLPQICYDLRFPVFSRNRNNEYDLALYVASWPAPRAQHWQALLLARAIENQAYVAGCNRVGDDPAHHYQGNSVILSPLGETLASDDNDQPARLDASLSLSELQAYRTRFPAWQDADSFVLTQNKADH; encoded by the coding sequence ATGCCAACTCTAGCGCTCACATTGCTGCAACAACCCTTATCCTGGCTGGATGCAGAAGCTAATCTGCAACATTTCTCTCGGCTACTGACGTCGGTCCGCGAACGGGATCTGATTATTCTTCCCGAGATGTTTACCAGCGGTTTTTCAATGGATACCGCGCAAGCAGCTTCTCTCGATGAGAGCCGGATCATTGACTGGATGACGAACCATGCCGGAGATTGCGATGCCATGCTCGGTGGCAGTGTTGCATTACGCACAGAAAAGGGAGCCGTTAACCGTTTTCTGCTGGTTTCACCACAGGGTGAGGTTTATCGCTATGATAAACGTCACCTGTTTCGTATGGCAGAAGAGCACCATCACTATCTTGCCGGAGAACAGCGCCAGATCGTACACTGGCGCGGATTTCGTCTGCTACCTCAGATTTGTTATGATTTGCGCTTCCCGGTCTTTTCAAGAAACCGGAATAACGAGTATGACCTTGCGCTCTATGTCGCGAGCTGGCCAGCGCCGCGTGCACAGCACTGGCAGGCGCTGTTGCTGGCACGCGCTATCGAGAATCAGGCTTATGTTGCCGGGTGCAATCGGGTGGGGGATGATCCTGCGCATCACTACCAGGGAAACAGTGTGATTCTTTCACCGCTGGGCGAAACACTTGCCAGTGACGATAATGACCAGCCGGCACGTCTCGACGCCAGCTTATCATTAAGTGAATTACAGGCTTACCGCACCCGCTTTCCTGCCTGGCAGGATGCAGATTCCTTCGTCCTGACACAGAACAAAGCTGACCATTAA
- the ybdL_1 gene encoding Methionine aminotransferase (ID:JIFNMEKO_00799;~source:Prodigal:2.6), with the protein MWEAIREQEIYVISDEVYEHICFTSAGHQSVLTHSDLRERAVVISSFGKTYHMTGWKVGYCEAPPALSAEIRKIHQYLTFSVNTPAQLALADMLQEDPDHYLNLSAFYQQKRDRFVNALSASRLTLLPCEGTYFLLADYSAISDLDDVAFCQWLTKEAGVAAIPLSVFCEGPFPHKLIRLCFAKQDATLDAAAEKLCQL; encoded by the coding sequence TTGTGGGAGGCTATCCGTGAGCAAGAGATCTATGTAATCAGCGATGAGGTATATGAACATATCTGTTTTACCTCTGCCGGGCATCAAAGTGTGCTGACCCACTCTGACCTGCGGGAGCGTGCGGTGGTTATCTCCTCTTTTGGTAAAACGTACCATATGACCGGGTGGAAAGTAGGCTACTGTGAGGCCCCCCCCGCCCTGAGCGCTGAAATTCGTAAGATCCATCAGTATCTGACCTTTTCTGTCAACACACCGGCCCAGCTGGCACTTGCCGATATGTTGCAGGAAGATCCCGACCATTACCTGAACTTGTCCGCTTTTTACCAGCAAAAGCGTGATCGTTTTGTTAACGCCCTCTCCGCCAGCCGGCTGACGCTATTACCCTGCGAAGGCACCTATTTTTTACTGGCGGACTACAGTGCTATCTCTGATTTGGATGATGTCGCATTTTGTCAATGGCTGACGAAAGAGGCAGGCGTCGCTGCAATTCCTTTATCCGTATTCTGTGAAGGTCCCTTCCCGCATAAACTGATCCGTCTCTGTTTCGCTAAACAGGATGCAACACTTGATGCGGCCGCGGAGAAACTATGCCAACTCTAG
- the ybdL_2 gene encoding Methionine aminotransferase (ID:JIFNMEKO_00800;~source:Prodigal:2.6) — protein MTQHICHPDSKLPALGTTIFSQMSALATRYNAINLSQGFPDFDGPLLLKERLNHHVTAGANQYAPMTGVGPLREAIALKTARLYGYQPDSEQQITVTAGATEALFAAITALVRAGDEVICFDPSYDSYAPAITLAGGTAKRLTLQPP, from the coding sequence TCACCCTGACAGCAAACTCCCTGCACTTGGTACTACCATTTTTTCTCAGATGAGTGCGCTGGCCACCCGGTATAACGCGATCAACCTCTCTCAGGGTTTTCCGGACTTCGATGGCCCGCTTTTGCTGAAAGAGCGCCTGAACCACCATGTCACTGCGGGCGCAAATCAATACGCACCGATGACCGGCGTCGGACCATTACGTGAAGCTATCGCGCTCAAAACCGCCCGGCTTTACGGCTATCAGCCAGACAGTGAACAACAAATTACCGTCACTGCGGGCGCAACGGAAGCCCTGTTTGCGGCGATCACTGCATTGGTGCGCGCAGGTGATGAAGTTATCTGTTTTGATCCGAGCTATGACAGCTACGCTCCGGCTATCACTCTCGCGGGTGGTACAGCAAAACGCCTGACATTGCAGCCCCCTTAG